From one Polynucleobacter sp. UK-FUSCHL-C3 genomic stretch:
- the argA gene encoding amino-acid N-acetyltransferase has protein sequence MSTSPANPSTNPSFPFVGWLREVAPYIHAFREKTFVIAFAGELAQDFDQLENLIEDIAMLHAMGMRIILVHGIRPQIDEQLSLRKIKSKFGKGHMSSYRITDAAALECVKEAAGELRLDIEAAFSRGLPNTPMAGSRISVISGNFITAMPIGVVDGIDYVHTGLVRKVDSESIKMSLDNGKLVLLSPLGFSPTGQAFNLSFEDVAAATASALKTDKLIFLSPFPGLQDKEGNVVTELSIAQLQDYLQLYPDLPSNMRNFLNTAIRAVRSGVSRTHFLPCNRDGVLLEELFTHDGVGMMLAASDIENLREATQDDVGGILQLTLPLEAEGVLAARGQDVIERDIARFSVIEHDKVLFGCAALFPFANGVGELACLVVDPDSQGSGDGERLLKRIEARAKREGITSLFVLTTRTEHWFLKRGFVRASVDALPEERKQIYNWDRKSMVLTKKI, from the coding sequence ATGTCTACTTCCCCAGCCAATCCCTCCACAAATCCTAGCTTCCCCTTTGTGGGCTGGCTTCGTGAAGTTGCGCCTTATATCCATGCTTTTCGGGAAAAGACCTTCGTCATCGCTTTTGCGGGAGAGTTGGCTCAAGACTTTGATCAACTTGAGAACCTGATTGAAGACATCGCCATGTTGCATGCCATGGGCATGCGGATTATCTTGGTGCATGGGATTCGGCCGCAGATTGATGAGCAACTTTCCTTACGCAAGATCAAGAGCAAGTTTGGTAAGGGCCATATGAGTAGCTATCGGATTACCGATGCCGCTGCGCTGGAGTGTGTCAAAGAGGCTGCTGGCGAACTGCGTTTAGATATCGAGGCAGCATTTAGTCGGGGACTTCCAAATACTCCCATGGCAGGTTCACGCATCTCGGTAATCTCGGGTAACTTTATTACTGCCATGCCCATTGGAGTCGTAGACGGTATTGACTATGTTCACACGGGGCTGGTACGCAAGGTTGACTCCGAGTCCATCAAGATGTCTTTGGATAATGGCAAATTGGTCTTGTTATCACCTCTAGGGTTCTCACCCACAGGACAAGCATTTAATTTATCGTTTGAGGATGTTGCAGCGGCAACAGCTTCTGCATTGAAGACGGACAAACTTATTTTCTTATCGCCCTTCCCAGGCTTACAAGATAAAGAAGGGAATGTGGTCACCGAGCTATCCATTGCTCAGTTGCAAGATTATCTCCAGCTCTATCCAGATCTACCTAGCAATATGCGTAACTTCCTCAACACCGCGATTCGGGCGGTTCGCTCTGGAGTAAGTAGAACGCATTTCTTACCCTGCAATCGCGATGGCGTGCTCTTAGAAGAACTCTTTACCCACGATGGTGTTGGCATGATGTTGGCCGCTTCGGATATTGAGAACTTGCGTGAGGCTACGCAAGACGATGTGGGTGGTATTTTGCAGTTGACTCTGCCTCTTGAGGCTGAGGGTGTTCTGGCTGCGCGTGGTCAAGACGTGATCGAGCGCGATATCGCTCGGTTCTCAGTGATTGAGCATGACAAGGTCTTGTTTGGTTGTGCAGCCCTCTTTCCATTTGCCAATGGTGTTGGCGAGTTAGCCTGTTTAGTGGTGGATCCCGACTCTCAAGGATCTGGGGATGGTGAGCGCCTGTTAAAGCGTATTGAGGCTAGAGCAAAGCGTGAGGGCATTACTTCTTTATTTGTCTTAACCACCCGTACCGAACATTGGTTCCTCAAGCGTGGTTTTGTGAGGGCCAGCGTGGATGCTCTACCCGAAGAGCGCAAGCAAATTTACAACTGGGACCGCAAATCCATGGTGCTGACCAAAAAGATCTAG
- the hrpA gene encoding ATP-dependent RNA helicase HrpA: MPHEAPMSSPCEVIWHPLHGKEIAFPEALPVSGQRDTIAKAFLASPVIIVCGETGSGKTTQLPKICLALGRGRIHQGGLIGHTQPRRIAATSTAKRIAQELGSPIGQDVGYQVRFADHTSPSASIKLMTDGILLAETQRDPLLKMYDTIIIDEAHERSLNIDFLLGYLRQLIDKRKDLKIIITSATIDAERFANHFAINGKSAPVIEVSGRLYPVEQRYLPLEQENKKEALEITEGVCKAIGDVWREGASGAGDVLVFLPGEREIRDCAEALRKDPVLQRFHPELLSLFARQAVSEQERVFQKGNGRRIILATNVAETSLTVPNIRYVIDTGLARVKRYSYRNKVEQLQIEPISQAAANQRAGRCGRVSDGICIRLYSEEDYKARPAYTDPEILRSSLASVILRMASLRLPPVNQFPFIDKPLGRAIADGMQLLEELGAIEIQEESNQGGVALQLTGIGIELADLPLDPRIARILLAAKDQHALKELTIIASAMACQDPRERPMEMASAADQAHQLFADERSEFLGFIKLWIWYQDALTHKQSNRQLENLCRSKFLSPRRLREWRDVHGQLHVLLAEKAWKDNQTPATYEQVHTALLTGLLGHIAKRDEEDSTSRSQKTANYMGARGIRLHLWPGSSLGKKVGAWFVAGEIQETSRLYARTLAKIEPQWVEKVAKHRLIKTLSDPFWDKQSGEVMAYERATLYGLPIYHGRRVAYAPHDPLEAHQLFIQKALVEGELFGKVDTPALEKETQAEAKKRYGKLFAFFWHNRQLIREIEALEHRSRRPDVLVDDELLFAFYAQQLDKAIYSRSTLQAWLERDRSDTEQKDHALRLQKNDLMRHEAAGITADRYPKVIKMNGIELKTAYHFEPGSPKDGVTLIVPLSVLNQVDPLKAEWLVPGLCDEKVQLLLKSLPQKLRRHYIPLAEHAKQFVQHAVDQEQFGQGDLIDSLIRYLRESKAIDIKRADFRPETLPAHCLMNFRLLDEHGRQMDLERNLVKLRTEFGSIAREVFQSLAQKSMNASDDGSDQESQGQTKQSEVGKVSPSRAIETGSYQHWEFGDLPETLEIAKGGQTLFGYPAIVDCKTAVDLEVFDDPQEAKQIHRLGLKRLYALVLRENVKALHKQLPGARDIGLLFMQLGSVEALIEEIVMMAIERAFMQDGLASTKAEFEESLQKGKPRFVLIAGEIAKHVLRTLEEHAELSKKLASAKALSSSAHEDIRQQLQGLVHAQFLGKTPYEQLVHLPRYLKAISLRIEKLRSNPARDAQCQKDWESLARPWQKMRQGAKGSGHYQLEQDPRIKDFRWQLEELRVALFAQELRTPTPMSVKRLEKVLASLR; the protein is encoded by the coding sequence ATGCCCCATGAGGCCCCAATGAGCTCGCCTTGCGAAGTGATCTGGCATCCTCTTCACGGAAAAGAGATTGCGTTTCCAGAAGCCTTACCGGTCTCGGGTCAACGCGATACGATCGCAAAAGCCTTTCTGGCAAGCCCTGTGATCATTGTCTGTGGTGAAACGGGTTCGGGTAAAACAACGCAATTACCAAAGATTTGTCTTGCTCTGGGTCGAGGACGTATCCATCAAGGCGGTTTGATTGGGCACACCCAACCCCGTCGTATTGCCGCCACAAGCACCGCCAAACGGATTGCGCAAGAGCTAGGTTCGCCCATCGGGCAGGATGTGGGTTATCAGGTCCGCTTTGCGGATCACACCAGCCCCAGTGCCTCGATCAAACTCATGACCGACGGAATATTGTTGGCCGAGACCCAAAGAGATCCGCTCTTAAAGATGTACGACACCATCATCATCGATGAGGCCCATGAGCGCAGCCTTAATATTGATTTCCTCTTGGGTTACTTACGACAGTTGATCGACAAGCGGAAGGATCTCAAGATCATCATCACTTCTGCAACCATTGATGCAGAGCGCTTTGCAAATCACTTTGCTATAAATGGTAAGAGCGCACCAGTGATTGAGGTGAGCGGCCGACTCTATCCAGTTGAGCAACGCTATTTACCACTGGAGCAGGAGAACAAAAAAGAGGCCCTCGAGATTACGGAAGGAGTTTGTAAAGCAATTGGTGATGTCTGGCGTGAAGGGGCCAGTGGAGCAGGGGATGTGTTGGTCTTTCTGCCAGGTGAACGCGAGATTCGGGATTGTGCTGAAGCGTTGCGTAAGGACCCCGTATTGCAACGTTTTCATCCTGAGCTATTAAGTCTATTTGCACGCCAAGCCGTCAGTGAGCAAGAACGCGTGTTTCAGAAAGGCAATGGCCGTCGGATCATCTTAGCTACCAATGTGGCCGAGACCTCGCTCACCGTACCGAACATTCGGTATGTGATTGATACTGGCTTAGCACGGGTTAAGCGCTATTCGTATCGCAATAAAGTAGAGCAATTGCAAATAGAGCCTATCTCCCAAGCAGCTGCCAATCAACGTGCAGGTCGTTGTGGACGAGTATCCGATGGTATTTGTATTCGTCTTTATAGTGAAGAGGATTACAAAGCAAGGCCTGCTTACACAGACCCTGAGATCCTCAGGAGCTCATTAGCATCAGTGATTCTTCGTATGGCATCTCTGCGTTTGCCACCGGTTAATCAATTCCCCTTCATCGATAAACCACTCGGACGCGCGATTGCTGATGGCATGCAATTACTTGAAGAGCTCGGTGCGATTGAGATTCAAGAAGAAAGCAATCAAGGCGGTGTCGCACTGCAACTGACAGGTATTGGAATAGAGTTAGCAGATCTTCCCCTAGACCCGCGGATTGCCCGTATCTTGCTAGCCGCCAAGGATCAGCATGCGCTCAAGGAACTCACCATCATTGCATCGGCGATGGCCTGCCAAGACCCCCGTGAGCGTCCCATGGAGATGGCAAGTGCCGCAGACCAAGCCCATCAGCTCTTTGCCGATGAGCGCTCCGAGTTTCTGGGATTCATTAAGCTCTGGATCTGGTATCAAGATGCGCTGACCCATAAGCAAAGCAATCGACAACTCGAGAACCTCTGCCGTAGTAAGTTTTTATCACCCAGACGATTGCGTGAATGGCGTGATGTGCATGGTCAACTGCATGTGCTTCTTGCTGAAAAGGCTTGGAAAGACAATCAAACACCTGCCACCTATGAGCAAGTCCATACGGCATTATTAACAGGACTATTGGGCCATATTGCCAAGCGGGATGAAGAAGACTCCACCAGCCGTTCACAAAAGACTGCTAACTACATGGGCGCAAGAGGAATCCGCTTGCATCTCTGGCCCGGATCGAGTCTTGGTAAAAAGGTAGGCGCATGGTTTGTAGCTGGTGAGATTCAGGAGACCAGTCGTTTGTATGCAAGAACCTTAGCCAAGATCGAGCCCCAGTGGGTCGAGAAAGTAGCCAAGCACCGACTCATCAAGACGCTGAGCGATCCCTTCTGGGATAAACAAAGTGGCGAAGTAATGGCCTATGAGCGCGCCACACTTTATGGCTTACCGATCTATCATGGCCGCCGTGTTGCGTATGCACCGCATGACCCCCTCGAGGCCCATCAGTTGTTTATACAAAAGGCATTGGTTGAGGGCGAGCTCTTTGGCAAGGTCGATACACCTGCTCTTGAGAAAGAGACCCAAGCCGAAGCCAAAAAACGCTATGGCAAATTATTTGCATTCTTCTGGCATAACCGGCAACTGATTCGTGAGATAGAGGCCCTTGAGCATCGCTCACGCCGCCCCGATGTGTTGGTAGACGATGAGCTACTCTTCGCCTTCTATGCCCAACAACTCGACAAGGCGATCTATAGTCGCTCGACCCTACAGGCTTGGTTAGAACGCGATCGATCCGATACTGAGCAAAAAGATCACGCACTGCGCTTACAAAAGAATGATCTGATGCGCCATGAGGCTGCTGGGATTACGGCAGATCGTTACCCCAAAGTTATCAAGATGAACGGCATTGAGCTAAAGACCGCCTATCACTTTGAGCCCGGCAGTCCTAAAGATGGCGTTACTCTGATAGTACCCTTGAGCGTCTTAAATCAGGTTGATCCACTCAAAGCAGAATGGCTGGTACCGGGTCTGTGTGATGAGAAGGTGCAACTCCTTCTTAAATCACTTCCCCAGAAACTAAGACGTCATTACATACCCCTTGCAGAGCATGCTAAACAATTTGTACAGCACGCTGTAGATCAAGAACAATTTGGGCAAGGGGATTTAATAGACAGCTTGATTCGGTATCTGCGGGAGAGTAAAGCAATCGATATCAAGCGGGCCGACTTTAGACCAGAGACCCTGCCAGCCCATTGTCTTATGAACTTTCGCTTGCTTGATGAGCACGGCAGACAAATGGACCTGGAGCGGAATTTAGTGAAGTTACGCACGGAGTTTGGATCCATTGCTAGAGAGGTTTTTCAGAGCCTCGCACAAAAAAGTATGAACGCAAGCGATGATGGAAGCGACCAGGAGAGTCAAGGTCAAACTAAGCAAAGCGAGGTAGGCAAAGTAAGTCCGAGCAGGGCGATTGAAACAGGGTCTTATCAGCACTGGGAGTTTGGCGATTTGCCCGAGACCTTAGAGATTGCCAAAGGTGGCCAAACTCTTTTTGGGTATCCCGCAATTGTGGATTGCAAAACAGCGGTTGATCTTGAGGTCTTTGATGATCCCCAAGAGGCTAAACAAATCCATCGCCTAGGCTTAAAACGACTGTATGCTTTGGTCCTCAGAGAGAACGTCAAAGCGCTTCATAAACAACTGCCCGGTGCTCGCGATATTGGCCTACTCTTTATGCAATTAGGATCGGTTGAGGCATTGATTGAAGAGATAGTGATGATGGCTATCGAGCGGGCCTTTATGCAAGACGGCTTAGCAAGTACAAAAGCAGAGTTTGAAGAATCTTTACAAAAGGGTAAGCCTCGCTTTGTCTTAATTGCCGGAGAGATTGCTAAGCATGTACTACGAACCCTCGAAGAGCATGCGGAGCTTAGTAAAAAATTAGCTAGCGCTAAGGCGCTGTCTAGTAGTGCTCACGAAGATATCCGCCAGCAATTACAAGGGCTTGTGCATGCGCAATTTTTAGGGAAAACGCCCTATGAGCAATTAGTGCATCTACCTCGTTATCTGAAAGCCATTAGCCTGCGTATTGAAAAACTTCGCAGCAACCCGGCGCGGGATGCGCAATGCCAAAAAGATTGGGAGTCCTTGGCAAGGCCATGGCAAAAAATGCGCCAAGGTGCAAAAGGTTCTGGCCACTATCAGCTTGAACAGGATCCCCGAATCAAAGATTTCCGTTGGCAGCTTGAGGAGCTCAGGGTAGCCTTATTCGCTCAAGAGTTAAGAACCCCAACCCCCATGTCGGTGAAGCGCCTCGAGAAGGTATTGGCCAGTCTGCGTTAG
- a CDS encoding cytochrome D1 domain-containing protein, with protein sequence MSYLLKSRLISLISALLLLQPVLVFAAEPKLAIILNSGEATVSLIDMASRKVTKTFHVGKEPHHLMMTPDEKTLLVANAAGDDIVLLNPITGDMTGRIPKIIDPYQIGYSPNNKWFVTAANRLDRVDVYAANGAEFKLAKSIPAAKTPSHIAFTSDSKLAFVTLQDSAEVVAIDLEKQVIIWRMPTGPVPAGLWMTPKDQYLLVGITGADYVQVIDWRNRKEIKRIKTANGAHNFRPLGDKKHVFVTNRVASTISLLNMQTLEKVGDITGLPAGPDDMELTPDGKTLWVTLRFSKKVGVIDVPSMKLIDVIPVGRSPHGVFFYPRASWE encoded by the coding sequence ATGTCCTATTTACTAAAATCCCGTCTCATCTCTCTTATTAGCGCTTTACTCTTACTTCAACCGGTATTGGTATTTGCTGCAGAGCCAAAGCTTGCGATTATTCTGAACTCTGGAGAAGCAACTGTCAGCCTGATTGATATGGCAAGCCGCAAGGTCACCAAGACCTTCCATGTGGGTAAAGAGCCGCATCATTTGATGATGACCCCGGACGAGAAAACCCTCCTTGTTGCAAATGCCGCTGGGGACGATATTGTTTTATTAAACCCCATCACTGGCGACATGACTGGGCGTATCCCAAAAATTATTGATCCTTACCAAATTGGATATTCTCCAAACAATAAATGGTTTGTGACTGCTGCTAATCGCTTAGACCGTGTGGATGTGTATGCCGCCAATGGGGCTGAGTTCAAACTAGCCAAATCCATTCCAGCCGCAAAGACTCCAAGCCATATTGCATTTACATCGGATAGCAAGCTTGCCTTTGTGACCTTGCAAGATTCTGCTGAGGTAGTCGCGATTGATCTAGAGAAACAGGTGATCATATGGCGTATGCCCACTGGTCCGGTGCCTGCGGGTTTGTGGATGACCCCTAAAGATCAGTATCTACTCGTGGGGATTACCGGCGCTGATTATGTGCAAGTGATTGATTGGCGTAATCGGAAAGAGATTAAGCGGATTAAGACCGCCAATGGAGCACATAACTTCCGACCCTTAGGTGATAAGAAGCATGTCTTTGTAACGAATCGTGTTGCATCCACTATTAGTTTGCTCAATATGCAAACTCTGGAGAAGGTGGGCGATATTACTGGCCTACCAGCAGGTCCTGACGATATGGAACTCACACCCGATGGCAAAACATTGTGGGTCACACTGCGCTTCTCTAAAAAAGTAGGGGTGATCGATGTGCCCTCTATGAAGTTGATTGATGTGATTCCAGTGGGGCGCTCACCGCATGGTGTGTTCTTCTATCCTCGAGCCAGTTGGGAGTAG
- a CDS encoding polysaccharide deacetylase family protein, protein MSMMRVSLRSLITLLSIVGTLPAFAQSASCTKTAYLTFDTGNMAVAQYIAQVLQQNKIKATFFLANEKTRQGGYSMDDSWKSYWQERVKEGHRFGSHTYDHSYWVKDVGESDVILRPQFGNNAGKAIRFNPAELCTEIKRVSQRFQELTGKPIDPIWRAPGGKTSERLIAMGEQCGYKHIGWSASGFLGDELDSKRYPNAALLDKASKGLKNGDIAIAHLGIWSREDPWAPAVLEPLIENWKKRGFCFALIPN, encoded by the coding sequence ATGAGCATGATGCGAGTGAGTCTCCGATCTCTCATTACACTGCTCAGTATCGTTGGAACACTTCCTGCCTTTGCACAAAGCGCATCGTGTACTAAAACTGCTTACCTAACCTTTGATACCGGCAATATGGCCGTAGCTCAATATATTGCTCAGGTATTGCAACAAAACAAGATCAAGGCCACCTTCTTTTTAGCCAATGAGAAGACCAGGCAGGGCGGTTACTCCATGGACGATTCTTGGAAAAGCTATTGGCAAGAGCGGGTTAAAGAAGGCCATCGTTTTGGTAGCCACACCTATGACCATAGTTACTGGGTAAAAGATGTTGGTGAGTCTGATGTCATTCTGAGACCTCAGTTTGGAAACAATGCGGGTAAAGCAATCCGTTTTAATCCGGCCGAACTCTGCACAGAAATTAAACGAGTGAGTCAGCGTTTTCAGGAGCTCACAGGCAAACCTATTGATCCTATTTGGCGAGCTCCAGGGGGAAAAACCTCCGAGCGCTTAATTGCTATGGGTGAGCAATGTGGTTACAAGCATATTGGCTGGTCAGCGAGTGGCTTTTTAGGGGACGAACTAGACTCCAAACGCTATCCCAATGCGGCTTTGCTCGACAAGGCCAGTAAGGGTCTAAAGAATGGTGATATTGCCATCGCCCATTTGGGGATCTGGTCTAGAGAGGACCCCTGGGCCCCAGCGGTTCTTGAGCCCCTGATCGAGAACTGGAAAAAACGCGGCTTTTGCTTCGCTCTGATACCAAATTGA
- a CDS encoding sterol desaturase family protein, producing MRFLEQIQEAYSSLHGMLYAHVVEPILFAMGWMAWAEDVFDGTEWFLSGCIQLLIIAVIFRTWEKFWPAEQQKNSAPNVRIDMLYTLIHRLGVFHGIFFLLFAGIFFQISSLLHDIRFERLIVENWVPGFTSIPIVSFFIYLILLDFIDYLYHRASHRIHWWWQLHALHHSQTTMTAWSDDRNHLLDDVMRAIVFAFFALLFGVPPGQFIFLVVISQLIQSWQHANLKVHLGWARYLIVSPLFHRYHHAVGFGHDAPGKPGVLGGCNFGVLFPWWDIAFGTAVFVDKAYPTGVRNLTVSNNLLVQQWQGLRHSLQQLFTSRSQVHQSNEVH from the coding sequence ATGCGCTTTCTAGAACAAATTCAAGAAGCCTATAGTTCCCTGCATGGCATGCTCTATGCCCATGTCGTGGAACCTATCTTATTTGCAATGGGCTGGATGGCCTGGGCCGAAGATGTCTTCGATGGTACCGAATGGTTTCTATCGGGATGCATTCAATTGCTGATCATTGCTGTGATCTTTAGAACCTGGGAAAAGTTCTGGCCTGCGGAGCAACAAAAAAACTCTGCTCCGAATGTGCGTATCGATATGCTCTATACCCTGATTCATCGACTGGGAGTATTTCATGGCATATTCTTCCTGCTCTTTGCCGGAATCTTTTTTCAGATCTCATCCCTCTTGCACGATATCCGCTTTGAGCGATTGATTGTTGAAAACTGGGTTCCTGGATTTACATCGATCCCCATCGTTAGTTTCTTCATTTATCTCATCCTCCTCGATTTCATTGATTACCTCTATCACCGCGCCTCTCATCGTATTCATTGGTGGTGGCAATTGCATGCTTTGCATCACAGCCAAACAACGATGACCGCATGGTCTGATGATCGTAATCACCTGCTTGACGATGTGATGCGTGCAATAGTCTTCGCCTTCTTTGCTTTGCTATTTGGTGTACCCCCCGGACAATTTATTTTCTTGGTCGTGATCAGCCAACTCATACAAAGTTGGCAACACGCTAATCTCAAGGTTCACTTAGGGTGGGCTCGCTACCTCATCGTTTCTCCTTTATTCCATCGTTATCATCATGCGGTGGGCTTTGGGCACGATGCACCCGGAAAGCCAGGGGTCTTAGGGGGCTGTAATTTTGGAGTACTTTTTCCGTGGTGGGATATCGCTTTTGGTACAGCAGTGTTTGTCGATAAAGCCTACCCAACAGGCGTACGAAACTTAACTGTCTCGAATAATCTACTTGTGCAGCAATGGCAGGGCTTGCGCCATTCTCTTCAGCAACTATTTACCTCGCGTTCACAGGTTCATCAATCCAATGAAGTGCATTGA
- a CDS encoding EI24 domain-containing protein produces MMGEVIRSLGLALVGTMHPKMLWLSFRPFLIVSIFWGCVIWLIWSPALELLRTFLTASIFTSWIQNALEMVGFDEARAWIAPLFLVMLLIPVIAISLLVFIAFSTVPAVVESVVKQGAYKDLERLQGGSFMGSFFYTLWSALICLALVLLTLPVWWIPPLVAIFPPLLWGWLTMRLMSYDVLANHASSLEREQLLETHRWTLLGMGVVAGMFGAVPTFFWATSALALVLFPFVSFIALWIYSLIFIFAALWFSHYLLNALKQLRDAQHAREEAKTIDTTANIITNQAGSTNSGVIDG; encoded by the coding sequence ATGATGGGAGAGGTCATTCGTTCACTCGGCTTAGCATTGGTTGGCACTATGCATCCCAAGATGCTATGGCTTAGCTTTAGACCTTTTCTGATTGTGTCGATATTTTGGGGTTGTGTCATTTGGCTCATTTGGTCTCCCGCTCTGGAGTTATTAAGAACTTTCCTTACCGCATCGATCTTTACAAGCTGGATTCAGAATGCGTTGGAGATGGTCGGCTTTGACGAAGCGCGCGCTTGGATTGCCCCATTGTTCTTGGTGATGTTATTGATTCCGGTGATCGCCATTAGCTTATTGGTATTTATTGCGTTCTCCACTGTCCCTGCGGTGGTTGAGAGTGTGGTGAAGCAGGGAGCCTATAAGGATCTAGAGCGTTTACAGGGCGGCAGTTTTATGGGTAGTTTTTTCTATACCCTGTGGTCCGCGTTGATTTGCTTAGCACTGGTTTTGCTAACGTTGCCAGTTTGGTGGATTCCACCTTTAGTAGCAATCTTTCCCCCACTCTTATGGGGATGGTTGACCATGCGTTTGATGTCTTATGACGTCTTAGCAAATCATGCGAGTTCTTTGGAGCGCGAGCAACTGTTAGAGACTCATCGTTGGACTCTATTAGGTATGGGTGTGGTTGCAGGGATGTTTGGTGCTGTACCCACTTTCTTTTGGGCCACCTCTGCGCTTGCTTTAGTTCTCTTCCCCTTCGTCTCCTTTATAGCATTGTGGATTTATTCCTTAATATTTATCTTTGCAGCCTTGTGGTTTAGTCATTATTTATTAAATGCCTTAAAGCAGTTGAGGGATGCACAGCATGCTCGTGAAGAGGCTAAAACGATTGATACCACTGCAAATATCATTACCAATCAAGCGGGCTCTACAAATTCTGGGGTAATCGATGGCTAA
- a CDS encoding molybdopterin-binding protein codes for MAKNESRRFGLIVIGDEILSGRRQDKHLAKMIELLSERGLSLSWARYVADDPEQIIDTLKQSFASGDVVFSTGGIGATPDDHTRAAAANALGLQLALHPQAKELITARIVTSAEGDPIKADFNRPENQHRFKMGEFPVGSEIIPNSYNQIPGFRIAEHHFVPGFPVMAGPMMAWCLDHHYADLFHQSNWLEQSFIVPSGIESTLTPLMETVEHEFQGLKVFSLPSVGDPSRGGVFAKRHIELGVKGEAHLVPQALEKLKQGTADLGFEVYIHQ; via the coding sequence ATGGCTAAGAATGAGAGTCGTCGCTTTGGGTTGATCGTGATCGGCGATGAGATTTTGTCTGGACGTCGTCAAGACAAACATCTAGCGAAGATGATTGAGTTACTCTCTGAGCGAGGATTAAGTTTGTCATGGGCCCGCTATGTAGCGGATGACCCTGAGCAAATTATCGACACCCTTAAGCAAAGCTTTGCGAGTGGCGATGTGGTCTTTAGTACGGGTGGGATTGGTGCAACACCGGATGATCACACACGAGCTGCAGCAGCGAATGCATTGGGCTTGCAACTGGCGCTACACCCACAAGCTAAAGAGCTGATTACGGCGCGGATTGTGACCAGTGCTGAAGGTGATCCCATCAAAGCGGATTTCAATCGTCCAGAGAATCAACATCGATTCAAGATGGGAGAGTTCCCGGTCGGCAGCGAGATTATTCCGAACTCGTATAACCAAATTCCTGGATTTAGGATTGCTGAACATCACTTTGTACCGGGATTTCCGGTGATGGCGGGGCCGATGATGGCGTGGTGCCTCGATCATCACTACGCAGATTTATTCCATCAGAGCAATTGGCTGGAGCAAAGTTTTATTGTTCCCAGTGGTATTGAGTCCACCCTAACTCCTTTGATGGAGACAGTTGAGCATGAGTTCCAAGGCTTGAAGGTCTTTAGTTTGCCTTCGGTCGGCGATCCAAGTCGGGGTGGTGTGTTTGCTAAACGTCATATTGAGTTAGGGGTAAAAGGGGAGGCGCATTTGGTTCCCCAGGCCCTTGAGAAGCTTAAACAGGGGACGGCTGACCTAGGCTTTGAGGTTTATATTCACCAATAA